The Heyndrickxia vini genome contains a region encoding:
- a CDS encoding dihydroorotate dehydrogenase, producing MSRLNIELPGLSLKNPIMPASGCFGFGKEYSQFYDLSILGSIMIKATTYEARFGNPTPRVAETPAGMLNAIGLQNPGLQSVLENELPWLEQFDVPIIANVAGSQTEDYVEVAKQISKAPNVKALELNISCPNVKTGGIAFGTIPEVAHDLTKQVKQVSEVPVYVKLSPNVANIVDMAKAVEEAGADGLTMINTLLGMNIDIRTGKPILANRTGGLSGPAIKPVAVRMIYEVSQQVSIPIIGMGGIQSVDDMIEFFYAGASAVAIGTANFIDPFICQKLINELPNKLDELGFSHISELVGRSWKNHD from the coding sequence ATGAGTCGCTTGAATATAGAATTACCTGGATTGTCGTTAAAAAACCCAATCATGCCTGCATCTGGCTGCTTCGGCTTTGGAAAAGAATATAGTCAGTTCTATGATTTAAGTATACTCGGTTCTATCATGATAAAGGCAACAACCTATGAGGCTAGATTTGGGAATCCAACACCACGTGTTGCCGAAACTCCTGCTGGAATGTTAAATGCGATTGGATTGCAAAATCCAGGTCTTCAATCGGTATTAGAAAATGAACTTCCGTGGTTAGAACAATTTGATGTACCGATTATTGCGAATGTTGCTGGTTCACAGACTGAGGATTATGTAGAAGTAGCTAAACAAATATCAAAAGCCCCAAATGTGAAAGCACTTGAACTTAATATCTCTTGTCCTAACGTAAAAACGGGTGGAATTGCTTTTGGAACTATTCCTGAAGTTGCTCATGATTTAACGAAACAGGTGAAGCAAGTTTCGGAAGTTCCTGTGTATGTGAAACTCTCCCCTAATGTTGCCAATATTGTTGATATGGCAAAGGCAGTAGAAGAAGCTGGGGCTGATGGACTAACAATGATTAATACGCTTTTAGGAATGAATATTGATATTCGAACAGGAAAGCCGATATTAGCAAACAGGACAGGTGGTCTTTCTGGTCCTGCAATTAAACCGGTCGCAGTCCGAATGATATATGAAGTCAGCCAACAAGTGTCAATACCAATTATCGGCATGGGTGGTATTCAATCTGTTGATGATATGATCGAATTCTTTTATGCAGGTGCAAGTGCTGTAGCCATAGGGACAGCAAACTTTATAGATCCATTTATTTGTCAGAAATTAATAAATGAGTTACCTAATAAACTGGATGAATTAGGATTTTCACATATTTCGGAATTGGTTGGAAGGAGCTGGAAGAATCATGATTAA
- the pyrE gene encoding orotate phosphoribosyltransferase, giving the protein MTNSNLIAEQLLSIEAVFLKPNEPFTWSSGILSPIYCDNRLTLSYPSLRKEIANGLTKLITNYFPDVEIIAGTATAGIPHAAWVSDLMQLPMCYVRSKAKAHGKGNQIEGKVSEGKKVVVVEDLISTGGSVITAVEALRNAGCEVLGVVSIFSYELSQGKEQLMEAKIPAYSLATYTDLIDVALEKGVILEEDLETLKEWRENPKNWKK; this is encoded by the coding sequence ATGACTAATTCGAATTTAATTGCGGAACAACTTTTATCAATAGAGGCAGTATTTCTGAAACCAAATGAACCATTTACCTGGTCATCAGGTATTCTCTCACCAATTTACTGTGATAATCGTCTGACATTATCGTATCCTTCACTGCGAAAAGAAATTGCCAATGGCTTAACTAAATTAATTACGAATTACTTCCCAGATGTAGAAATCATTGCAGGTACGGCAACAGCTGGAATTCCTCATGCGGCTTGGGTTAGTGATCTTATGCAGCTTCCGATGTGCTATGTACGTTCGAAAGCGAAAGCACATGGGAAAGGTAATCAAATAGAGGGAAAAGTCTCTGAAGGTAAAAAGGTCGTCGTTGTGGAAGATTTAATCTCAACTGGCGGCAGTGTTATTACAGCAGTAGAAGCGTTAAGAAACGCTGGTTGCGAGGTCTTGGGTGTCGTTTCAATTTTCTCTTATGAACTTTCACAAGGTAAAGAACAATTGATGGAAGCAAAAATACCGGCTTATTCTTTAGCGACGTATACAGATTTAATTGATGTCGCCCTTGAAAAAGGTGTGATTTTAGAAGAAGATCTTGAAACACTTAAAGAATGGCGTGAAAATCCAAAGAATTGGAAAAAGTAA
- the pyrF gene encoding orotidine-5'-phosphate decarboxylase, whose protein sequence is MINTPIIALDFSNYDSTIDFLRAFDSESLYVKVGMELFYQTGPELIGNLKEYGHKIFLDLKLHDIPNTVHHAMKGLAQLNIDMVNVHAAGGLNMMRAALTGLEEGTELGKKRPLLIAVTQLTSTSEEQMRNEQLIEHSLLQSVLHYAKLTYQAGLDGVVCSAFEAKEIEKVTNKGFIRVTPGIRLEEDSLDDQKRVVTPQSARNIGSSAIVVGRTITKSKEPLQTYLKVKQLWEGNGND, encoded by the coding sequence ATGATTAATACACCAATCATTGCACTTGATTTTTCTAATTATGATTCAACGATCGATTTTTTACGTGCATTCGATTCAGAATCCCTTTATGTAAAAGTAGGAATGGAATTATTTTACCAAACAGGTCCGGAATTAATTGGGAATTTAAAGGAGTATGGTCATAAAATTTTTCTTGATCTGAAACTTCATGATATACCGAATACGGTTCATCATGCGATGAAGGGGTTAGCACAACTAAATATTGACATGGTAAATGTGCATGCAGCCGGTGGATTAAATATGATGAGAGCAGCACTTACCGGATTGGAAGAAGGAACAGAATTAGGTAAAAAAAGACCATTATTAATTGCTGTGACACAATTAACAAGTACATCTGAAGAACAAATGAGAAATGAACAGCTTATTGAGCATTCCTTGTTACAGTCTGTCCTTCATTATGCAAAACTCACTTATCAAGCGGGTTTAGATGGGGTTGTTTGTTCTGCATTTGAGGCAAAGGAAATTGAAAAAGTTACCAATAAAGGGTTTATCCGTGTAACTCCTGGAATTCGTCTTGAAGAAGATTCGCTTGATGATCAAAAACGTGTAGTTACCCCTCAATCAGCAAGAAATATCGGTTCATCCGCAATTGTTGTAGGAAGAACAATCACCAAGTCAAAGGAACCACTACAAACATATTTAAAGGTGAAACAATTATGGGAGGGAAATGGAAATGACTAA
- the rpoZ gene encoding DNA-directed RNA polymerase subunit omega produces MLYPSIDKLLKIIDSKYSLVSVAAKRARHLQEDGKETLEHFESQKYVGKALEEIYAKTLVVKTDNKDLV; encoded by the coding sequence ATGTTATATCCATCTATTGATAAATTGTTAAAAATAATTGATTCGAAATATTCTCTTGTGTCGGTAGCGGCAAAGCGTGCACGTCACCTTCAAGAAGATGGTAAGGAAACGTTAGAACATTTTGAATCACAAAAGTACGTTGGCAAGGCATTAGAAGAAATATATGCAAAAACACTAGTTGTAAAAACAGATAATAAAGATCTAGTATGA
- a CDS encoding calcium-translocating P-type ATPase, SERCA-type — protein MTFHEMKEKDVEKVLNTNIDQGLSDSDVEKKRKQFGWNELQEGEKQSALMLFISQFKDFMVLVLLAATLISGLLGEYIDAIAIILIVLINGCLGFFQERKAEKSLNALRELSAPQVVVLRNGEWGKIPSKEVVVGDILKFSSGDRIGADVRLVHTANLEIEESALTGESVPAVKTINPIAEKNASLGDLTNTAFMGTMVTRGNGVGIVTGIGMNTAMGKIADMIQNAETMMTPLQRRLEQLGKILITVALLLTLLVVIAGVVHGHDMYTMFLAGVSLAVAAIPEGLPAIVTVALSLGVQRMIRNNAIVRKLPAVETLGCASVICSDKTGTMTQNKMTVTHLWSGGNTWTVSGTGYQPEGIFYKEKEEIVPHKEKSLYQLLTFGLLCNHAEIQMKDEEFIIDGDPTEGALLVSAMKAGMTRDSILKQFTIEKEFPFDSTRKMMSVVVKDKNGRRFVITKGAPDVLIGLSESVLWDGKMQLLSTELQRGIQSSIENLASMALRTIAVAFKPIQEYTNIMHESEAEKGLTFVGVQGMIDPPRPEVKQAIKECHEAGIKTVMITGDHVITAKAIAKQLGILKGKSKVIEGASLNDMSVDELENIVEQVSVFARVSPEHKLKIVKAFQNQGHIVAMTGDGVNDAPAIKSADIGISMGITGTDVAKEASSLILLDDNFATIKAAIKEGRNIYENIRKFVRYLLASNVGEILVMLFAMLMSLPLPLVPIQILWVNLVTDGLPAMALGLDKPEDDVMKRKPRHPKEGIFARKLGWKVISRGFLIGFVTLLAFLTIYRKNPDQLEYAQTIAFATLVLTQLIHVFDCRSEKSVFSRNPFGNMYLVWAVISSIVLMLVVIYVPSLQQIFHTLPIKPKDWLLIIGLSSVPTFLLAGSLFVRKKE, from the coding sequence ATGACGTTCCATGAAATGAAGGAAAAAGATGTTGAAAAAGTGCTAAATACGAACATCGATCAAGGATTATCAGATAGTGACGTTGAAAAAAAGCGAAAACAGTTTGGGTGGAACGAGTTGCAAGAAGGGGAAAAGCAATCTGCACTCATGCTTTTTATTAGTCAATTTAAAGATTTTATGGTGTTAGTCCTCTTAGCAGCAACATTGATTTCTGGCTTGTTAGGGGAGTATATCGATGCAATTGCCATCATTTTGATTGTGTTGATTAATGGCTGTTTAGGTTTCTTTCAAGAAAGAAAAGCGGAAAAATCATTAAATGCACTAAGAGAGTTATCCGCGCCACAAGTGGTCGTATTGCGTAATGGTGAGTGGGGAAAAATTCCATCAAAAGAAGTAGTCGTTGGAGATATTCTGAAATTTTCTAGCGGGGACCGAATAGGAGCGGATGTCCGATTAGTTCATACAGCTAATCTAGAAATTGAAGAGTCTGCACTAACGGGTGAATCAGTGCCAGCTGTAAAAACAATCAATCCAATCGCAGAGAAAAATGCCAGTTTAGGAGACTTAACTAATACGGCGTTTATGGGGACGATGGTAACAAGAGGCAATGGAGTTGGAATCGTCACAGGAATTGGTATGAATACCGCGATGGGGAAAATTGCAGATATGATTCAAAATGCCGAAACAATGATGACTCCGCTGCAACGAAGGTTAGAGCAACTTGGAAAAATACTAATAACTGTAGCGCTTTTGCTCACATTGCTTGTTGTTATTGCAGGTGTTGTTCATGGACATGATATGTATACGATGTTTTTAGCAGGTGTTTCCTTAGCAGTAGCGGCGATCCCTGAAGGTCTTCCGGCAATTGTTACAGTTGCCTTATCACTTGGGGTACAACGAATGATTCGAAACAATGCAATCGTCCGAAAACTTCCAGCGGTTGAAACATTAGGATGTGCATCGGTCATCTGTTCCGATAAGACAGGTACGATGACCCAAAATAAGATGACAGTTACCCATTTGTGGAGCGGTGGAAATACTTGGACTGTATCGGGTACAGGCTATCAACCTGAAGGGATTTTTTATAAGGAAAAAGAAGAAATTGTTCCGCATAAAGAAAAAAGTCTATACCAACTATTAACTTTCGGTTTACTTTGTAACCATGCTGAAATCCAAATGAAAGATGAAGAATTTATAATTGATGGGGACCCTACTGAGGGAGCGTTGCTTGTTTCCGCTATGAAGGCAGGAATGACAAGGGACTCAATCCTTAAACAATTTACAATAGAGAAGGAGTTTCCGTTCGATTCAACGAGAAAAATGATGAGTGTTGTCGTGAAAGATAAAAATGGCAGAAGGTTTGTTATTACTAAAGGTGCCCCGGATGTCTTAATTGGATTAAGTGAATCAGTTTTGTGGGATGGGAAAATGCAATTGTTATCAACGGAATTACAAAGAGGAATACAATCTTCTATTGAAAACTTAGCTTCAATGGCATTAAGAACAATTGCAGTTGCATTTAAGCCAATACAAGAGTACACCAACATTATGCATGAATCTGAAGCAGAAAAGGGGTTAACTTTTGTAGGGGTCCAAGGGATGATCGATCCACCGCGACCGGAAGTTAAACAAGCAATTAAAGAATGTCATGAGGCCGGTATTAAGACAGTAATGATCACAGGAGATCATGTCATTACAGCTAAAGCAATAGCGAAACAGCTAGGTATTTTAAAAGGAAAATCGAAAGTAATCGAGGGTGCATCTTTAAATGATATGTCCGTTGATGAATTAGAAAATATTGTAGAACAAGTATCCGTTTTTGCAAGGGTTTCTCCAGAGCATAAATTGAAAATTGTTAAAGCTTTTCAAAATCAAGGTCATATCGTTGCAATGACAGGTGATGGTGTTAATGATGCACCGGCAATTAAATCTGCTGATATTGGTATTTCAATGGGAATTACGGGAACAGATGTTGCGAAAGAAGCCTCATCATTAATATTATTAGATGATAATTTCGCCACGATCAAAGCGGCCATTAAAGAAGGAAGAAATATCTACGAAAACATTCGAAAATTTGTCCGTTATTTATTAGCATCCAATGTTGGTGAAATTTTGGTTATGTTATTTGCAATGCTCATGTCGCTCCCATTGCCACTCGTACCAATTCAAATTTTATGGGTTAATCTTGTCACGGATGGGTTGCCAGCTATGGCACTTGGATTAGACAAACCTGAAGATGATGTGATGAAACGTAAACCACGTCATCCTAAAGAGGGGATATTTGCAAGAAAACTTGGCTGGAAAGTTATATCCCGAGGTTTCCTAATAGGCTTCGTCACTTTGCTTGCCTTTTTAACGATCTATCGAAAAAATCCAGATCAGCTTGAATATGCACAAACCATTGCATTTGCTACTTTAGTATTGACACAACTTATCCATGTCTTTGATTGTAGAAGTGAAAAATCAGTATTTTCTCGCAATCCATTTGGCAATATGTACTTAGTTTGGGCGGTTATTTCTTCCATCGTACTCATGTTAGTCGTAATATACGTACCATCATTGCAACAAATTTTCCACACTCTTCCGATTAAACCGAAAGATTGGTTATTAATCATTGGATTAAGCTCGGTTCCAACTTTTTTACTAGCAGGTTCACTTTTTGTAAGAAAAAAAGAGTAA
- a CDS encoding Rqc2 family fibronectin-binding protein yields the protein MSFDGLLTRAMTNELADILIGGRINKIHQPYQNEMIIVIRANGKNHKLIISAHPSYARIQLTNEQHENPQEPSMFCMLLRKHLEGYFIENIYQAGLDRVMIIEIKGRNEIGDISYKQLFVEIMGRHSNIVLVDKEKNMIIDSIKHVPSFINSYRTILPGQEYVFPPKQDKTNPLHLTEDEIVRKLDFNSGKMDKQLVENFSGLSPLLAKEIVHRAGLANRTTIPKAMMDIMQDISTYNNCPTIIQTANKEAFYFIPITFLNGETKSFSTISEMLDRFYFGKAERDRVKQQGHDLERFIKNEREKNETKIVKLKATLTEAQESDRFQLYGELLTANLHLVKRGMSEIEVINYYDENASIVKIILDPRKTPSGNAQSYFSKYQKAKTALVIVQEQIEKAQEELKYFDNLLQQMESASPKDIEEIRMELAEEGYIRLKQKRGTKAKVQKITLETYTASDGTEILVGKNNKQNDYLTNKVAAKDEIWLHTKDIPGSHVVIRSKNPSAETIVEAANLAAYYSKAKESSSVPVDYTKVRFVKKPNGAKPGFVIYEQQQTVYVTPDADKVLEMKK from the coding sequence ATGTCTTTTGACGGCTTATTAACAAGGGCAATGACAAATGAACTTGCCGATATACTTATTGGTGGAAGAATTAATAAAATCCATCAGCCATACCAAAATGAAATGATTATCGTTATTCGTGCAAACGGAAAAAACCATAAACTAATCATCTCTGCACACCCTAGCTATGCGAGGATTCAATTAACGAACGAACAACATGAAAATCCCCAGGAACCCTCCATGTTTTGTATGCTTTTACGAAAACATCTTGAAGGTTATTTTATCGAAAATATTTATCAGGCAGGTCTTGATCGCGTGATGATCATTGAAATTAAAGGGCGTAATGAAATTGGCGACATCTCTTATAAACAGTTATTCGTAGAAATCATGGGGCGCCATAGTAATATCGTCTTGGTAGATAAAGAAAAAAACATGATAATAGATAGCATTAAACATGTTCCATCATTCATTAATAGTTACCGTACTATTCTTCCAGGGCAAGAATATGTTTTCCCGCCAAAACAGGATAAAACAAACCCTCTTCATTTGACAGAGGACGAGATCGTACGAAAACTTGATTTTAATAGCGGCAAAATGGATAAGCAATTAGTTGAAAATTTTTCGGGACTTTCACCACTTCTAGCGAAAGAAATTGTCCATCGTGCGGGATTAGCCAATCGGACGACTATTCCAAAAGCTATGATGGACATTATGCAAGATATATCTACGTACAATAATTGTCCAACAATTATTCAAACAGCTAACAAAGAGGCATTCTACTTCATCCCGATTACTTTTTTAAACGGGGAAACGAAATCGTTTAGCACGATTAGTGAAATGCTGGATCGATTTTACTTTGGTAAAGCAGAAAGGGATCGTGTCAAACAACAGGGACATGATTTAGAAAGATTTATTAAAAATGAAAGAGAAAAAAATGAAACAAAAATAGTAAAATTAAAAGCAACATTAACGGAGGCACAAGAGTCCGATCGTTTTCAATTATATGGTGAATTATTAACTGCAAATCTTCATTTAGTCAAAAGAGGAATGTCTGAAATAGAGGTAATAAATTACTACGATGAAAATGCTTCTATAGTTAAAATAATTTTGGACCCTAGAAAAACTCCGTCGGGAAATGCACAAAGTTATTTTTCAAAATACCAAAAGGCAAAAACTGCCCTAGTTATCGTACAAGAACAAATCGAAAAAGCTCAGGAGGAACTGAAATATTTCGATAACTTATTACAACAAATGGAATCTGCATCACCAAAGGATATTGAAGAAATTCGAATGGAACTTGCAGAAGAAGGATATATCCGCCTAAAACAAAAACGCGGAACGAAGGCAAAGGTGCAAAAAATAACACTTGAGACCTATACGGCTTCAGATGGAACGGAAATTTTAGTTGGGAAAAATAATAAACAAAACGATTACCTAACAAATAAAGTAGCTGCAAAAGATGAAATTTGGTTACATACAAAAGATATTCCAGGATCACATGTAGTCATTCGCAGTAAAAATCCAAGCGCTGAAACGATTGTAGAAGCTGCAAATCTTGCTGCCTATTATAGTAAAGCAAAAGAGTCCTCTTCCGTTCCGGTTGACTATACAAAAGTGAGATTTGTGAAAAAACCAAATGGTGCAAAACCTGGTTTTGTCATTTACGAACAACAGCAAACAGTATATGTAACACCTGATGCGGATAAAGTATTAGAAATGAAAAAATAA
- the gmk gene encoding guanylate kinase has protein sequence MKEKGLLIVLSGPSGVGKGTVRKAIFSQGGTKFEYSISMTTRKAREGEVDGVDYFFKSREEFEALIKQDKLLEYAEYVGNYYGTPVDYVRETLDSGKDVFLEIEVQGAKQVREKFPDGLFIFLAPPSLSELQTRITTRGTESDDLINNRMIEARKEIELMRLYDYVVENDQVEAACDRINAIVQAEHCRTERVAPRYIKMLEVE, from the coding sequence ATGAAGGAAAAAGGGTTATTAATTGTTCTTTCTGGTCCATCTGGAGTTGGGAAAGGAACCGTAAGGAAGGCGATTTTTTCGCAAGGCGGGACTAAGTTTGAATATTCTATCTCAATGACGACACGAAAAGCTCGAGAAGGTGAAGTCGATGGGGTTGATTATTTTTTTAAGTCTAGGGAAGAGTTTGAAGCACTAATTAAACAAGATAAACTATTGGAGTATGCAGAGTATGTTGGCAATTATTACGGTACCCCAGTTGATTATGTAAGGGAAACATTGGATTCCGGTAAAGACGTATTTTTAGAAATTGAGGTTCAAGGTGCAAAACAAGTAAGAGAGAAATTCCCTGACGGACTTTTTATTTTTCTTGCCCCACCGAGTCTTTCGGAGCTACAAACGCGTATTACAACAAGAGGAACTGAATCCGATGATTTAATTAATAATCGCATGATAGAAGCAAGGAAAGAAATCGAGCTTATGCGGTTATATGATTATGTTGTTGAAAATGATCAAGTTGAGGCTGCATGTGATCGTATTAACGCAATTGTTCAAGCGGAGCACTGTCGCACAGAACGAGTTGCTCCAAGATATATAAAAATGCTGGAGGTTGAATAG
- the remA gene encoding extracellular matrix/biofilm regulator RemA → MSIKLINIGFGNIVSANRIISIVSPESAPIKRLVQDARDRGSLIDATYGRRTRAVIIMDNDHVILSAVQPETVAHRLGSKDDNGEEG, encoded by the coding sequence ATGTCTATAAAGCTAATAAACATCGGATTTGGAAATATTGTTTCTGCAAATCGGATTATTTCAATTGTAAGTCCGGAATCTGCTCCAATTAAGCGACTAGTTCAGGATGCAAGGGATCGTGGAAGCTTAATTGATGCAACTTATGGAAGGCGTACAAGGGCTGTTATTATAATGGACAATGATCATGTTATTTTATCTGCTGTCCAGCCTGAGACAGTTGCGCATCGTCTAGGTAGCAAGGACGATAATGGTGAAGAAGGGTAG
- the coaBC gene encoding bifunctional phosphopantothenoylcysteine decarboxylase/phosphopantothenate--cysteine ligase CoaBC, translated as MIGKNILLCVTGGIAVYKAAALTSKLTQTGANVKIIMSASACEFVTPLTFQVLSRNDVYTDTFDEKNSAVIAHIDLADWADLVLVAPATANMIGKLANGIADDMISTTLLATTSPVWIAPAMNVHMYDHPAVKRNIQTLSDFGYKFIEPSEGHLACGYVGKGRLEEPEKIVSLISENFNVPSTELAGKTILVTAGPTKEKIDPVRYFTNRSSGKMGFALAEEAVKLGAKVMLVTGVEGLDVPNGVNHIQITSAEDMYEAIMSHYKEADIVIKSAAVADYKPKHVFEQKMKKKDGNLVFELERTKDILNELGHKKDKPFLVGFAAETENVDENAWSKLERKNADIIVANDVSKQGAGFGGDTNIVTIYKKDQTKKELPLLSKNETAKEILHEISRELKRGKE; from the coding sequence ATGATTGGAAAAAATATTTTATTATGTGTCACAGGTGGAATTGCGGTATATAAGGCAGCGGCATTAACAAGTAAATTAACTCAGACAGGAGCAAATGTGAAAATTATTATGAGTGCATCTGCTTGTGAATTCGTGACACCCCTTACATTTCAAGTATTATCCCGTAATGATGTATATACTGATACATTTGATGAGAAAAATTCAGCTGTCATTGCACATATCGATTTAGCAGATTGGGCAGACCTCGTGTTAGTTGCACCAGCAACAGCAAATATGATTGGGAAATTAGCAAACGGCATTGCTGATGATATGATTTCTACAACTTTACTAGCAACGACATCACCTGTTTGGATTGCTCCGGCAATGAATGTACATATGTATGATCACCCAGCTGTAAAACGAAATATACAAACATTATCAGACTTTGGATATAAGTTCATTGAACCAAGCGAAGGTCATCTTGCGTGTGGTTACGTAGGTAAAGGAAGGCTAGAAGAACCGGAAAAAATAGTATCCCTAATCTCGGAAAACTTCAATGTACCATCTACTGAATTAGCAGGAAAAACGATATTAGTAACTGCAGGTCCAACTAAAGAAAAAATTGATCCTGTCCGATATTTTACTAACCGTTCATCTGGGAAAATGGGGTTTGCTCTTGCAGAAGAAGCTGTAAAATTAGGCGCTAAAGTCATGTTAGTTACTGGAGTTGAAGGGCTAGATGTCCCAAACGGGGTTAACCATATTCAAATTACAAGTGCTGAAGACATGTATGAAGCAATTATGAGCCATTATAAGGAAGCCGATATAGTCATTAAAAGTGCTGCAGTGGCCGATTACAAACCAAAACATGTTTTCGAACAAAAAATGAAGAAAAAAGATGGAAATCTTGTTTTTGAATTAGAGAGAACGAAGGACATATTAAATGAATTAGGTCATAAAAAGGACAAGCCATTTTTAGTTGGATTTGCTGCCGAAACCGAAAATGTTGACGAGAATGCTTGGAGTAAGTTAGAAAGAAAAAATGCGGATATTATTGTCGCCAATGATGTTAGTAAACAAGGTGCAGGGTTTGGCGGTGACACAAATATTGTTACGATTTATAAAAAGGATCAAACGAAAAAGGAATTACCGCTATTAAGTAAAAATGAAACAGCGAAAGAAATTCTTCATGAAATTTCACGCGAACTAAAAAGAGGGAAAGAGTAA
- a CDS encoding YicC/YloC family endoribonuclease, producing MTGYGSSKKDSERFGVFVEIKSVNHRFSEINIRMPRQLMKIDDKIKKVINKFINRGRIEVFVTIDGDGLSHKSLHIDWNLLDDYYQFINTLKQKYNFPDNIQLRDVLNGDFLEIVEKEDENEEIYQLVLDAVGEAVQNLKAMREVEGKELFQDLSYQIKHFNQRILYIKELAPLVVEQYQTKLQKRMNDLSDGVIDEGRLITEIGIFAEKADINEEITRLESHVSQFENTILLHEPIGRKLDFMIQEMNREVNTIGSKANHSKISSYVVELKTTLEKIREQVQNIE from the coding sequence ATGACTGGCTATGGTAGTAGCAAAAAAGATTCTGAGAGATTTGGAGTATTTGTCGAAATTAAATCTGTTAATCACCGTTTTAGTGAAATAAATATCCGGATGCCAAGACAATTAATGAAAATTGATGATAAAATTAAAAAAGTAATCAATAAATTCATTAACCGTGGACGGATAGAAGTGTTTGTTACGATAGATGGTGATGGACTTTCACATAAAAGTTTACATATTGACTGGAATCTACTTGATGATTATTATCAGTTTATAAACACTTTAAAACAGAAATATAATTTCCCCGATAACATTCAATTGCGGGATGTATTAAATGGAGATTTTCTGGAAATCGTTGAAAAAGAAGATGAGAATGAAGAAATATATCAACTGGTCCTTGATGCTGTTGGGGAAGCAGTTCAAAACCTAAAAGCAATGAGGGAAGTTGAAGGGAAAGAACTTTTTCAGGATTTATCTTATCAAATAAAACATTTTAATCAGCGTATATTGTATATTAAGGAACTAGCACCGTTAGTTGTTGAACAATATCAAACAAAACTACAAAAACGCATGAACGATCTTTCCGATGGTGTAATTGATGAGGGAAGGTTAATAACCGAAATAGGTATATTTGCAGAAAAAGCAGATATAAATGAAGAAATTACAAGGCTAGAAAGTCATGTGTCGCAATTTGAAAATACAATATTACTTCATGAACCAATTGGAAGAAAACTTGACTTCATGATTCAAGAAATGAACCGCGAAGTTAATACAATTGGTTCAAAAGCAAATCATTCAAAAATTTCTTCTTATGTTGTTGAATTGAAAACAACACTGGAAAAAATAAGGGAGCAAGTACAAAATATTGAATAA
- a CDS encoding dihydroorotate dehydrogenase electron transfer subunit, producing MQQEKMKISSHREIASQIFELSLEGELVNEMKQPGQFVHLRISESIEPLLRRPISIAEIEHRHKRFTMIYRADGKGTRMLSHKKAGETIDVLGPLGNGFPIERKKGEKALLVGGGIGVPPLYELSKQLVKQGVEVFHVLGHETASKVFYMDEFSSLGKTYVATVDGSLGTKGFVTDVLDQEDLSFDCLYSCGPMPMLKALENKYPAIEGYISLEKRMGCGIGACFACVCHLADDPSGTKYRKVCSDGPVFKIGEVMI from the coding sequence ATTCAGCAAGAGAAGATGAAAATAAGTTCACATAGGGAGATTGCTTCGCAAATATTTGAATTAAGTCTTGAAGGTGAGCTTGTTAATGAAATGAAACAACCAGGTCAATTTGTTCACCTACGAATCTCGGAATCTATTGAACCATTATTAAGAAGACCTATCAGTATAGCTGAAATTGAACATAGACATAAACGATTTACTATGATTTATCGTGCAGACGGAAAAGGCACTCGTATGCTTTCCCATAAAAAAGCCGGTGAAACAATTGATGTTCTTGGACCATTAGGAAACGGCTTTCCGATTGAACGAAAAAAAGGGGAGAAAGCCTTGTTAGTTGGCGGAGGAATTGGAGTTCCTCCCCTCTATGAACTATCCAAGCAACTTGTCAAGCAAGGCGTGGAGGTTTTCCATGTATTAGGTCATGAAACGGCTAGTAAAGTGTTTTATATGGACGAATTTAGTAGTTTAGGAAAAACATATGTGGCAACAGTAGATGGTTCATTAGGAACAAAAGGCTTTGTTACGGATGTATTGGACCAAGAGGATCTCTCTTTTGACTGTCTTTATTCATGTGGGCCAATGCCGATGTTAAAAGCGTTGGAAAATAAATATCCAGCGATTGAAGGATATATTTCATTAGAAAAAAGAATGGGTTGTGGAATTGGCGCATGTTTTGCATGTGTTTGTCACCTAGCAGATGATCCGTCCGGTACGAAATATCGAAAAGTTTGCAGTGATGGTCCGGTATTCAAAATTGGAGAGGTGATGATATGA